The sequence TCTAGTTTTATGTGAATACAATCATATTCATGCAAAGGTGTGTTTAAACAAAGTTGATTTATGTTCTGAAGAAGAAAAGACAGAAATAAAGGAAAAAATAAATTCTATTGGTTATGATGTATGCTTTATTAATGCAAAAAAACATATTATGCTAGAAAGTCTTAAGGAAGGGTTAGCAGGAAATGTTACTGTGTTATGTGGTCCTTCAGGAGCAGGAAAATCAACATTAATAAATGCATTATCAGAAAGTATACACATGGAAACTGGTGAAATTAGTGAAAAGATTGGGAGAGGTAAGCATACAACTAGGCATAGTGAACTTATTGAAATCAATGAAGGTTTTTTAGTAGATACACCAGGCTTCTCTACTTTAACCATGGACTTTATTGATAAAGATCAACTTAAATTTGCTTTTCCAGAGTTTGAAGAGTATTATGATAAATGCAAATTTAGAGGATGTAATCATTATAA comes from Clostridium sp. TW13 and encodes:
- the rsgA gene encoding ribosome small subunit-dependent GTPase A, coding for MEGIILKGIGGFYYVKTEQGIIECKARGKFRYDSLKPMVGDKVTIEIDKSNKGYIVKIHERSSELIRPTVANVTQAYVVFAIKNPDINFDLLNRFLVLCEYNHIHAKVCLNKVDLCSEEEKTEIKEKINSIGYDVCFINAKKHIMLESLKEGLAGNVTVLCGPSGAGKSTLINALSESIHMETGEISEKIGRGKHTTRHSELIEINEGFLVDTPGFSTLTMDFIDKDQLKFAFPEFEEYYDKCKFRGCNHYKEPNCAVKKAVEEGKINKSRYDFYIRTFEELLNGRNAKW